Proteins encoded in a region of the Pseudomonas denitrificans (nom. rej.) genome:
- the dsbD gene encoding protein-disulfide reductase DsbD — translation MRRFLLLLILLLPGIALAQASDPLFGPGKGTTADFLPVEQAFAFDESRLDDGRIRLHWRISPGYYLYRDRLRIDGAQEAPDLPRGEAHEDAYFGTSTIYRDDLDVILQPGPGQSLQVSWQGCADAGLCYPPQHRSVALHADTSVRSAGVDDVAEDEGLAAQLQRSGFTSSLVLFFSFGLLLAFTPCSLPMLPILASVVVGSGARTWQSAVLAGSFVVSMALVYAAMGTLAAALGTNLQAWLQQPWLIGSFAALFVILALPMFGLFELQLPSALRQHLDAAGHQRKGGSVGGAAILGVLSGLMVGPCMTAPLAGALLYIAQSGDLLLGGAVLFALGLGMGVPLILVVLFGRRWLPRPGAWMDAVKALFGFLLLASAWVILRPLLDSTLWVALGGVILLAFGWAALETGRSLPGRRAAAGAVGLTAMLWGAAMLLGAAGGAQNPLQPLTVYSATRSAALPASDAFVTLRTSAELDTQLQEAHARQQWVVLDYSADWCVSCKVIEQQVFNQPAVQEALKGTRLLRLDVTADDAGSRALLLRYRVPGPPSILWISPDGSERRGQRITGEISQEDFLALWQRARGNG, via the coding sequence ATGCGACGCTTCCTGTTACTCCTGATTCTACTGCTGCCCGGTATTGCCCTGGCGCAGGCTTCTGACCCGCTGTTCGGACCCGGCAAGGGCACCACGGCCGACTTCCTGCCGGTGGAGCAGGCCTTCGCCTTCGATGAGTCCCGCCTGGATGATGGGCGGATCCGGCTGCACTGGCGCATCAGCCCGGGCTATTACCTCTACCGCGACCGCCTGCGCATCGACGGTGCCCAAGAGGCCCCCGACCTGCCGCGAGGCGAAGCGCACGAGGACGCCTACTTCGGCACATCAACTATCTACCGCGACGACCTCGACGTCATCCTCCAGCCCGGGCCCGGCCAATCGCTCCAGGTGAGTTGGCAGGGATGCGCCGATGCCGGCCTGTGCTATCCCCCTCAGCATCGGTCCGTGGCGCTCCACGCCGATACCTCGGTACGCTCCGCAGGCGTCGACGACGTGGCGGAGGACGAAGGGCTGGCCGCGCAACTGCAACGTTCCGGGTTCACCTCCAGCCTCGTCCTGTTCTTCTCCTTCGGCCTGCTCCTGGCGTTCACCCCGTGCTCGCTGCCCATGCTGCCGATCCTCGCGTCCGTCGTCGTCGGTAGCGGCGCGCGCACCTGGCAATCGGCCGTTCTCGCCGGCAGCTTCGTCGTGAGCATGGCCCTGGTCTACGCCGCCATGGGCACGCTCGCTGCTGCACTGGGCACCAACCTTCAGGCCTGGCTCCAGCAACCCTGGCTGATCGGCAGCTTCGCCGCCCTGTTCGTCATCCTGGCGCTGCCGATGTTCGGCCTCTTCGAGCTTCAGTTGCCCTCGGCGCTCCGCCAGCATCTGGACGCCGCCGGGCACCAGCGCAAGGGCGGCAGCGTGGGAGGAGCGGCGATCCTCGGCGTACTCTCCGGACTGATGGTCGGCCCTTGCATGACGGCGCCGCTGGCCGGCGCGTTGCTGTACATCGCCCAGTCGGGTGACCTGCTGCTGGGCGGCGCGGTGCTGTTCGCCCTCGGGCTGGGGATGGGCGTGCCTCTCATCCTGGTGGTGCTGTTCGGCCGGCGCTGGCTGCCACGACCGGGTGCCTGGATGGACGCGGTCAAGGCACTGTTCGGCTTCCTGCTGCTGGCCAGTGCCTGGGTAATACTGCGCCCCCTCCTCGACTCGACCCTCTGGGTCGCGCTGGGCGGCGTGATTCTGCTGGCCTTCGGCTGGGCGGCGCTGGAAACGGGCCGAAGCCTGCCCGGACGACGCGCCGCGGCGGGTGCCGTGGGGCTGACCGCGATGCTCTGGGGCGCTGCCATGCTGCTGGGCGCCGCAGGCGGTGCGCAGAATCCGCTGCAACCCCTGACGGTCTACAGCGCGACGCGCTCGGCGGCGCTCCCCGCGTCGGACGCCTTCGTCACCCTTCGCACCAGCGCGGAACTCGACACCCAGTTGCAGGAAGCGCACGCCCGGCAGCAATGGGTGGTGCTCGACTACTCGGCAGACTGGTGCGTGTCGTGCAAGGTCATCGAGCAGCAGGTGTTCAATCAGCCAGCCGTGCAGGAGGCGCTGAAGGGCACCCGTCTCCTGCGGCTCGACGTCACCGCTGACGACGCCGGCAGCCGCGCCCTGCTGCTGCGATATCGCGTCCCCGGCCCGCCCAGCATCCTGTGGATCAGTCCCGACGGCAGCGAACGCCGCGGGCAGCGGATTACCGGAGAAATCAGCCAGGAGGACTTCCTGGCCCTGTGGCAGCGCGCCAGGGGGAATGGCTGA
- the dsbG gene encoding thiol:disulfide interchange protein DsbG — MKLGHHLPIGLAIALGLGNAQAAEDWPAAIRMVESKGARVVGAFDAPDGLRGYAAEYEGQAMALYLTADGKHVLSGRLFDAQGNDLSREPLERLVFAPMAREMWAKMEKSAWIADGQNDAPRTVYVFTDPNCPYCTQFWQQARPWVDSGKVQLRHIMVGMIKADSMGKAATLLADADSAKALHSHELAGKASPLKPTRQIPESIQHQLDQNMALAEEMGVNATPSIFYLNQKGRLEQVQGAPRPEQLDTLLGEK; from the coding sequence ATGAAACTCGGACATCACCTTCCCATCGGCCTGGCCATCGCGCTCGGACTCGGCAACGCCCAGGCAGCAGAAGACTGGCCGGCCGCGATTCGCATGGTTGAGTCCAAAGGCGCGCGCGTCGTCGGGGCGTTCGACGCCCCCGACGGCCTCCGGGGCTATGCCGCCGAATACGAAGGCCAGGCCATGGCCCTGTACCTCACCGCAGATGGCAAGCACGTCCTGAGCGGTCGCCTGTTCGATGCGCAGGGAAACGACCTGAGCCGCGAGCCACTGGAGCGTCTGGTGTTCGCCCCGATGGCCAGGGAAATGTGGGCGAAGATGGAAAAGTCGGCCTGGATCGCGGACGGCCAGAACGACGCACCACGCACCGTCTATGTATTCACGGACCCCAACTGCCCCTACTGCACGCAGTTCTGGCAGCAGGCCCGGCCCTGGGTCGACAGCGGAAAAGTCCAGCTGCGGCACATCATGGTCGGCATGATCAAGGCGGACAGCATGGGCAAAGCGGCAACGCTGCTGGCTGACGCCGACTCGGCCAAGGCCCTGCATAGCCATGAGCTGGCTGGAAAGGCCAGCCCGCTCAAACCGACCCGCCAGATTCCCGAGTCGATCCAGCACCAGCTGGACCAGAACATGGCGCTGGCCGAGGAAATGGGCGTCAACGCCACGCCATCGATCTTTTACCTCAACCAGAAAGGCCGGCTGGAGCAGGTACAAGGCGCGCCAAGGCCGGAGCAACTGGACACTCTGCTCGGCGAAAAGTGA
- a CDS encoding SDR family oxidoreductase: protein MNVFITGATGWVGSVIVRELIQAGHQVSGLVRSESRAAELVAAGAKVIHGTLDDLQLLTATAAASDAVIHTAFNHDFSRFVENAEQDRLAIRALGQGLTGSGRRLIVTSGVAVVSPGNLITEDMHQVDTGHPRRSEFEALAVKEQGVQVSVVRLAPTVHGAGDHGFVPTLIELARRTGVSAFLGDGANRWPAVHRLDAGRLYRLILDSAEPGFAYHAVAEQGVQFREIAEVIGRRLGLPVESRPEEYFGWFARFAGGDFPTSSDLTQRACGWHPDQPGLIDDLDSSAYFSG, encoded by the coding sequence ATGAACGTCTTCATCACTGGCGCCACCGGCTGGGTGGGATCGGTCATCGTCCGCGAGCTGATCCAGGCGGGTCACCAGGTGTCCGGCCTGGTCCGCTCCGAGTCACGGGCGGCGGAGTTGGTTGCAGCCGGCGCAAAGGTCATCCACGGGACACTGGATGACCTGCAGCTGCTCACCGCAACGGCGGCTGCATCGGACGCGGTCATCCATACCGCCTTCAATCACGACTTTTCGCGTTTCGTCGAAAACGCCGAGCAGGACCGCCTCGCCATCCGCGCGCTGGGGCAGGGGCTGACCGGCAGCGGTCGGCGACTGATCGTTACTTCCGGTGTGGCGGTGGTAAGCCCTGGCAACCTGATCACCGAGGACATGCACCAGGTCGACACAGGGCATCCGCGGCGCTCGGAATTCGAAGCGCTCGCGGTAAAGGAGCAGGGCGTACAGGTATCGGTAGTGCGGCTGGCACCGACGGTGCACGGCGCCGGCGACCATGGCTTCGTGCCGACGCTGATCGAGCTGGCGCGACGCACGGGGGTATCGGCTTTCCTGGGTGACGGGGCGAATCGCTGGCCGGCGGTACATCGGCTCGATGCCGGGCGCCTCTACCGGTTGATCCTCGATTCGGCCGAGCCCGGCTTTGCCTACCACGCGGTGGCGGAACAGGGCGTGCAATTCCGCGAGATCGCCGAGGTGATCGGCCGCCGCCTGGGCCTGCCCGTCGAGTCCCGACCCGAGGAGTACTTCGGCTGGTTCGCCCGTTTTGCCGGTGGCGACTTCCCGACCTCCAGCGACCTCACGCAACGTGCATGCGGCTGGCATCCCGATCAGCCGGGCCTTATCGACGATCTCGACAGCTCGGCGTACTTCTCCGGCTAA
- a CDS encoding helix-turn-helix transcriptional regulator, translating into MSSVDISTLGTFLRDRRSRIDPGALGFTSARRRTPGLRREEVAQRANISPTWYTWLEQGRGGAPSAEVLQRICDALMLTDIEREHAFILGLGHAPEIKYRPQEGITPRLQRVLDAFGATPAMVRNATWDVIAWNRAATRVLTDYDSLAADERNVLRRMFLDPAARAAQLDWEAVARYMVAVFRADAARAGATDDMQELAEELCERSADFARMWRDNAVQHLGEGFKQIRHPVCGVLALEYSTFVVDGRSDLAMLVYTPASEKDAKAIQGLLQSNPGNTNPV; encoded by the coding sequence ATGTCCTCCGTCGATATCTCCACCCTGGGTACTTTCCTGCGTGACCGACGCAGCCGGATCGACCCCGGCGCCCTGGGTTTCACCTCGGCGCGCCGCCGTACCCCCGGCCTGCGCCGGGAGGAAGTCGCCCAGCGCGCCAACATCAGCCCGACTTGGTACACCTGGCTCGAACAGGGTCGCGGTGGCGCGCCATCAGCGGAAGTGCTGCAACGAATCTGCGATGCCTTGATGCTCACCGACATCGAGCGCGAACACGCCTTTATCCTGGGACTGGGGCATGCACCCGAGATCAAGTACCGCCCGCAGGAAGGCATCACCCCGCGCCTGCAGCGCGTCCTCGACGCCTTCGGCGCCACGCCGGCCATGGTACGCAACGCAACCTGGGACGTCATTGCCTGGAACCGGGCGGCCACACGGGTACTGACGGACTACGACAGCCTCGCTGCGGACGAGCGCAACGTCCTGCGGCGGATGTTTCTCGACCCGGCCGCGCGCGCCGCGCAGCTCGACTGGGAGGCGGTAGCGCGCTACATGGTGGCGGTATTCCGCGCTGACGCGGCGAGAGCAGGTGCCACCGATGACATGCAGGAGCTGGCAGAAGAGCTTTGCGAGCGCAGTGCGGACTTCGCGCGAATGTGGCGGGATAACGCCGTCCAGCATCTGGGCGAAGGGTTCAAGCAGATCCGCCATCCGGTTTGTGGCGTGCTGGCCCTTGAGTATTCCACCTTCGTGGTCGACGGCCGGTCGGATCTGGCCATGCTGGTCTATACGCCGGCAAGCGAGAAGGACGCCAAGGCCATCCAGGGGCTGCTGCAATCGAACCCGGGAAACACCAATCCGGTGTGA
- a CDS encoding bifunctional 3-(3-hydroxy-phenyl)propionate/3-hydroxycinnamic acid hydroxylase: protein MNENKIHDVAIVGYGPVGQTLAILLGNLGYSVAVYERWQSLYPLPRAVFHDHEIRRVFRMMGLEEELQEISQPSACYQWFNADWKVLVEIDWSAESISDGPFGYLFNQPGLEAILDRRAKAIGNVEVHQGWEMLGLSQDEQGCELRLQRTQRGEQTSADSERTVRARYVIGADGANSAVRRECGIDWQDLGFQEDWLVVDLQPKPGVELDVPDIGQWCNPARPTTMVPGGPGYRRWEFMRLPHETLEDLQSTDKVWELLSPWVTPDTATLVRHAVYQFRSRIAQTWRHGRVLLAGDAAHLMPPFMGQGMCSGIRDAWNLSWRLDLIFRGICSEALLDSYTLERKPQIRAVIDASVEMGKVVCVADPQKAAERDAAFLSGQVPPLPPFPGLVDGVVHKDERNGRALGPAGCLGVHGEIEYDGRRQRYDDAFGRGFHLLSIADDPLAALSSAHKALLERLQMTVVRLSQDGAPGTCRDLSGKYHQFLSAAGLQAVLVRPDFYVYGGITHASELPQLLDALSRDLNLPSGRGGAVREGRRPLAAQL, encoded by the coding sequence ATGAACGAAAACAAGATCCATGACGTGGCCATCGTTGGCTACGGCCCCGTCGGCCAGACCCTCGCCATCCTCCTCGGCAACCTGGGCTACAGCGTTGCCGTTTACGAGCGTTGGCAGTCCCTCTATCCGCTGCCTCGCGCGGTGTTCCACGATCACGAGATCCGTCGCGTGTTCCGCATGATGGGACTGGAAGAAGAACTCCAGGAAATTTCCCAGCCTTCCGCCTGCTACCAGTGGTTCAACGCCGACTGGAAGGTACTGGTGGAGATCGACTGGTCCGCCGAATCCATCAGCGACGGCCCCTTCGGCTACCTGTTCAACCAGCCTGGGCTGGAGGCCATTCTCGACCGTCGGGCCAAGGCTATCGGCAATGTCGAGGTGCACCAGGGCTGGGAAATGCTCGGGCTCAGCCAGGACGAGCAGGGCTGCGAGCTGCGCCTGCAGCGTACGCAGCGCGGTGAACAGACTTCGGCGGACAGCGAACGCACCGTGCGCGCCCGCTACGTGATCGGTGCCGATGGTGCCAATAGCGCGGTGCGCCGCGAGTGTGGCATCGACTGGCAGGACCTTGGTTTCCAGGAAGACTGGCTGGTGGTCGACCTGCAGCCCAAACCCGGCGTCGAGCTGGACGTGCCGGACATCGGCCAGTGGTGCAACCCGGCGCGGCCCACCACCATGGTTCCAGGCGGCCCCGGCTATCGGCGCTGGGAGTTCATGCGCCTGCCCCACGAGACACTGGAGGACCTGCAGAGTACCGACAAGGTCTGGGAGCTGCTGTCGCCCTGGGTTACGCCGGACACCGCGACCCTGGTGCGCCATGCCGTCTACCAGTTCCGCTCGCGTATCGCCCAAACCTGGCGCCACGGCCGTGTGCTGCTGGCCGGTGATGCCGCGCACCTGATGCCGCCGTTCATGGGGCAGGGTATGTGCTCGGGCATTCGCGATGCCTGGAACCTGTCCTGGCGCCTGGACCTGATCTTCAGGGGCATCTGCTCCGAGGCCCTGCTCGACAGCTATACCTTGGAGCGCAAGCCGCAGATTCGCGCGGTGATCGATGCTTCGGTGGAAATGGGCAAGGTGGTCTGCGTGGCCGATCCGCAGAAGGCCGCCGAGCGTGACGCTGCCTTCCTGTCCGGTCAGGTGCCGCCGCTGCCGCCGTTCCCCGGCCTGGTGGACGGTGTCGTGCACAAGGACGAGCGCAATGGTCGAGCCCTGGGGCCGGCCGGTTGCCTCGGCGTACACGGCGAGATCGAGTACGACGGACGCCGCCAGCGCTACGACGACGCCTTCGGTCGCGGCTTCCATCTGCTGAGCATCGCCGATGATCCGCTGGCCGCATTGAGCAGCGCACACAAAGCGCTGCTGGAGCGGTTGCAGATGACGGTCGTGCGCCTTAGCCAGGATGGCGCGCCCGGAACCTGCCGCGATCTGTCGGGCAAGTACCACCAGTTCCTCAGCGCCGCGGGCCTGCAGGCTGTACTCGTTCGCCCCGACTTCTATGTCTACGGCGGCATTACCCATGCCAGCGAACTGCCCCAGTTGCTCGATGCTCTGAGCCGCGATCTCAACCTGCCGTCCGGCCGGGGCGGAGCAGTGCGGGAGGGACGTCGTCCCCTCGCGGCCCAGCTGTAG
- a CDS encoding VOC family protein encodes MTITSRGVHSIDHYALFVPSLDDARRFFASFGLDVSDTPSGLELRAADGHCWVRILPGQGKSLAYLSFNCFAEDYSALRQQVEANGARFEEHDGEGFWFRDPDDNLLQVKVGPKHMPDHKQPAEPAKAAVRGVGTRDAVPQVRPRRLSHVLLFSPDVSRAVEFFEQALGLRLSDHSQDIIAFTHAPHGCDHHLVAFCKSGAKGFHHAAWEVDSVDDVGNGAEQMASAGYREGWGTGRHCLGSNYFHYVRDPWGSFCEYSADMDFIEAGSQWPAGDFPPENSLYLWGPSVPEYFVLNTEADSAPAKS; translated from the coding sequence ATGACTATCACGTCCCGTGGTGTGCATTCGATCGATCATTACGCGCTCTTCGTCCCTTCGCTGGACGACGCGCGGCGCTTCTTCGCGAGCTTCGGCCTGGATGTCAGCGACACCCCCAGCGGTCTCGAACTGCGGGCTGCTGACGGCCACTGCTGGGTGCGGATACTGCCAGGGCAGGGCAAGAGCCTTGCCTACCTGAGCTTCAACTGCTTTGCCGAGGACTATTCGGCGCTGCGCCAGCAGGTCGAGGCGAACGGCGCTCGCTTCGAGGAACATGACGGCGAAGGCTTCTGGTTCCGCGACCCTGACGACAACCTGCTGCAGGTGAAGGTCGGCCCCAAACACATGCCCGACCACAAGCAACCGGCAGAGCCTGCGAAGGCTGCGGTGCGGGGTGTCGGTACGCGTGACGCGGTGCCCCAGGTGCGACCGCGGCGATTGTCCCATGTACTGCTGTTCAGCCCCGACGTATCCCGTGCCGTCGAGTTTTTCGAACAGGCCCTGGGGCTGCGCTTGTCCGACCATTCACAGGACATCATCGCGTTCACCCACGCTCCGCACGGTTGCGACCACCACCTGGTGGCCTTCTGCAAGAGTGGTGCGAAAGGCTTCCATCACGCCGCCTGGGAAGTCGACAGCGTCGATGACGTGGGCAACGGCGCCGAGCAGATGGCCAGCGCCGGCTATCGCGAGGGCTGGGGCACCGGGCGGCACTGCCTGGGCTCCAATTACTTCCACTATGTCCGCGATCCCTGGGGTTCGTTCTGCGAATACTCGGCGGACATGGACTTCATCGAAGCCGGCAGCCAGTGGCCGGCGGGCGACTTCCCGCCCGAGAACTCGCTGTACCTCTGGGGCCCCAGCGTCCCCGAGTATTTCGTCCTCAACACCGAGGCCGACAGCGCGCCGGCCAAAAGCTAG
- a CDS encoding fumarylacetoacetate hydrolase family protein codes for MRYVRFSHQGRPVLGVRTAEGVRVLGEVTLESLLERGVDLAVFGAEAQGPLVEIGEQDYLPLMKKPGKIICVGLNYADHTKESPYAQPDYPTLFPRFNSSLIGHNQPLVRPRISDTLDYEGEMAVVLKSGGRHIAKEQALQHVAGYALFNEGSVREYQFKSPQWTVGKNFDDTGAFGPDLVTADELPAGGKGLLLQTRVNGKVVQSANTEDMLFDVATIISTLSEAVTLEAGDVIVSGTPAGVGFGMDPKVYLKAGDVVEVSIEGIGTLVNPVVDEA; via the coding sequence ATGCGTTATGTCCGCTTTTCTCATCAAGGCCGCCCGGTACTGGGCGTTCGTACTGCCGAAGGCGTCAGGGTTCTCGGCGAGGTAACCCTGGAGTCGCTGCTGGAACGCGGCGTGGACCTGGCCGTATTTGGCGCCGAGGCGCAGGGCCCGCTGGTGGAGATTGGCGAGCAGGACTACCTGCCGCTGATGAAGAAGCCCGGCAAGATCATCTGTGTCGGCCTGAACTACGCCGACCACACCAAGGAATCGCCCTACGCCCAGCCGGACTATCCGACCCTGTTCCCGCGCTTCAACAGTAGCCTCATCGGCCACAACCAGCCGCTGGTACGTCCGCGCATCTCCGACACCTTGGATTACGAGGGCGAGATGGCCGTGGTGCTCAAGAGCGGCGGCCGGCACATTGCCAAGGAGCAGGCGCTGCAGCATGTGGCGGGATATGCGCTGTTCAACGAAGGCTCGGTGCGCGAGTACCAGTTCAAGTCGCCGCAGTGGACGGTGGGCAAGAACTTCGATGACACCGGCGCCTTCGGTCCGGACCTGGTGACTGCCGATGAACTGCCCGCCGGCGGCAAGGGCCTGCTGCTGCAGACCCGCGTCAACGGCAAGGTAGTGCAATCGGCCAACACCGAGGACATGCTGTTCGACGTGGCCACCATCATCTCGACCCTGAGCGAGGCGGTGACCCTGGAAGCGGGGGACGTGATCGTCAGCGGCACCCCGGCCGGTGTCGGCTTCGGCATGGACCCGAAGGTCTACCTGAAGGCCGGCGACGTGGTGGAAGTGTCCATCGAAGGCATCGGCACCCTGGTCAATCCAGTGGTGGACGAAGCCTGA
- a CDS encoding GntR family transcriptional regulator, translating into MNQAERWSQQPEAPEKRTMASQLESRVREDIINGRLAPGSRLRLKELAEHYDAGVIPLREALSRLAASGFVSSEDQKGFSVGRISAEEIRDITATRQLIECQALAESIRNGDLEWESRLIATHHRLDRLPIVEGPERLMKPDWEQAHETFHQVLIANCRSPWLLRLSHLLRDQTARYRMLSVHYNDNGARDVPGEHRALLDAALARDVDKACALLAEHYETTTRSVLAHEALKG; encoded by the coding sequence ATGAACCAAGCCGAACGCTGGTCGCAGCAGCCCGAGGCGCCGGAAAAGCGCACCATGGCTTCGCAGCTGGAGTCCAGAGTCCGTGAAGACATCATCAATGGTCGCCTGGCGCCGGGCAGCCGCCTGCGCCTGAAGGAGCTAGCCGAGCATTACGACGCCGGTGTCATCCCGCTGCGCGAAGCCTTGTCCCGTCTGGCCGCCAGCGGCTTCGTCAGCTCCGAGGACCAGAAGGGCTTCAGCGTCGGCCGCATCTCCGCCGAGGAGATTCGCGACATCACCGCTACCCGTCAGCTGATCGAGTGCCAGGCACTGGCGGAATCCATCCGCAACGGCGATCTGGAATGGGAAAGCCGGTTGATCGCCACGCACCACCGCCTGGACCGCCTGCCCATCGTCGAAGGTCCGGAACGATTGATGAAGCCGGACTGGGAGCAGGCTCACGAGACGTTCCACCAGGTACTGATCGCCAACTGCCGTTCGCCCTGGCTGTTGCGCCTGTCGCACCTGCTGCGCGACCAGACCGCGCGTTATCGCATGCTCTCGGTGCACTACAACGACAACGGTGCTCGCGACGTTCCCGGCGAACACCGCGCGCTGCTCGATGCCGCGCTGGCTCGGGACGTCGACAAGGCCTGCGCGCTGTTGGCCGAGCACTACGAAACCACTACCCGCAGTGTGCTCGCCCATGAAGCCCTGAAGGGGTGA
- a CDS encoding LysR substrate-binding domain-containing protein gives MDLRHLRYFLAVAEEGHFGRAAQRLHIVQSALSMQIRALEEELGGPLFLRTSRRVELTEAGRLLLGEAERTLAQAEHAQRTVQRAIRGEMGTVRIGFAGNAVFSGRLMRDVRAFNAAYPEAEVVLRELAPYHQVEAIQAGQLDVGYAPSHGGQISDSALCFESIGEWPLLVAMPDTHPLASTDPLRVSMLGAEALIVYAAHGADEFMLGGLRRALGREPKVHRTSSTLSVLALVAAGMGVALVPEPLMQVRIPGVVYRHLDDLQQPADLLLVSRNGEGGGAVRAFLGIARQALAD, from the coding sequence ATGGATCTTCGTCACCTGCGTTATTTCCTGGCCGTCGCCGAGGAGGGGCATTTCGGCCGCGCCGCCCAACGCCTGCACATCGTGCAGTCGGCATTGAGCATGCAGATCCGCGCACTGGAAGAAGAGCTCGGCGGGCCGCTGTTCCTGCGTACCAGTCGCCGAGTGGAACTGACCGAAGCTGGCCGGTTGCTGCTCGGGGAGGCGGAGCGAACCCTGGCCCAGGCCGAGCATGCCCAGCGCACGGTTCAGCGGGCTATCCGCGGTGAGATGGGAACGGTGCGCATCGGCTTCGCCGGCAACGCCGTGTTCAGTGGTCGGTTGATGCGCGATGTGCGGGCGTTCAATGCGGCCTATCCCGAGGCTGAAGTGGTGTTGCGCGAACTCGCCCCGTACCACCAGGTCGAGGCGATCCAGGCGGGCCAGTTGGATGTGGGCTATGCGCCCAGCCACGGCGGGCAAATCAGCGATTCCGCCCTGTGTTTCGAGAGCATTGGCGAATGGCCCTTGCTGGTTGCCATGCCGGATACGCACCCCCTGGCCAGCACTGATCCGCTGCGCGTGTCGATGCTCGGCGCCGAGGCCCTGATCGTCTACGCCGCCCATGGAGCCGATGAATTCATGCTGGGCGGCTTGCGTCGGGCGTTGGGACGAGAGCCCAAAGTTCACCGCACCAGCAGCACGCTCAGCGTGCTGGCCCTGGTCGCCGCCGGGATGGGAGTCGCGCTGGTGCCGGAGCCCTTGATGCAGGTGCGCATTCCGGGCGTGGTGTATCGCCATCTGGACGATCTGCAGCAGCCGGCAGACCTGCTGCTGGTCAGTCGGAACGGGGAGGGCGGCGGCGCCGTGCGCGCATTCCTGGGGATCGCGCGGCAAGCCCTGGCGGATTGA
- a CDS encoding nuclear transport factor 2 family protein — MHSNLEDRQQITDLMTGWIHRDLSQWDRLAGLFHPDGIIEVTWFEGPFTQFIEGSRRMGASDLRTKHLIGTPVVEFNGNRAIVETNAVIVAENVRLDLGCSVHNRFYDLAEKRDGQWKLLKRQSIYDMGGFTFPCGPKEIDGEVLQRYPREYAPLAYLLEKSGFPLSRVFATRGSELEQAMRQAAQTWLTA; from the coding sequence ATGCACAGCAACCTTGAAGACCGTCAGCAAATCACCGACCTCATGACCGGCTGGATCCACCGTGACCTCAGCCAATGGGACCGGCTGGCCGGACTCTTCCATCCCGACGGCATCATTGAAGTGACCTGGTTCGAAGGCCCCTTCACCCAGTTCATCGAAGGCTCCCGCCGCATGGGCGCATCCGACCTGCGCACCAAGCACCTGATCGGCACCCCGGTGGTGGAGTTCAACGGCAACCGCGCCATCGTCGAGACCAACGCCGTGATCGTTGCCGAGAATGTGCGCCTGGACCTGGGCTGCAGCGTCCACAATCGCTTCTACGACCTGGCGGAAAAACGCGATGGGCAGTGGAAGCTGCTCAAGCGCCAGAGCATCTACGACATGGGCGGCTTCACCTTCCCTTGCGGGCCGAAGGAGATCGATGGCGAGGTCCTGCAGCGCTATCCGCGCGAGTACGCCCCGCTGGCCTATCTGCTGGAAAAAAGTGGCTTCCCCCTCAGCCGGGTCTTCGCCACACGTGGTAGCGAATTGGAGCAAGCGATGCGGCAGGCCGCGCAAACCTGGCTCACTGCCTGA
- a CDS encoding alpha/beta hydrolase → MYKHDYVFRGLGLSLSGRGRIPEAPGPDRYPLIIAVHGGTYSSRYFDVPGYSLLDKAHAQQLPIFAIDRPGYGLSADFAANAPSVTDNAEILDSAIYDLWHSYAHKACGVVLIGHSIGAAICVALAARQPTWPLLGIAISGVGLDPVPESKTKWNSVPAEQTLVSVPPEAMDGFFFGPTGTYDPAVMPQASHAAGAPAPRSELVDIGMHWPRQVAQLAAQVRVPVHYRQPEFEHLWPVDEEIVQRFAQAFVNCPEMDAALLKDAGHCIDFHRVGEDFQLQQLAFARHCAART, encoded by the coding sequence ATGTACAAACACGACTATGTCTTCCGCGGCCTGGGACTTTCGCTGTCCGGTCGCGGGCGTATCCCGGAAGCCCCGGGGCCGGATCGCTACCCGCTGATCATCGCCGTCCATGGCGGGACCTATTCGTCCCGCTACTTCGACGTACCCGGCTATTCCCTGCTGGACAAGGCCCACGCGCAGCAACTGCCGATCTTCGCCATCGATCGTCCCGGCTACGGCCTGAGCGCGGACTTCGCCGCCAATGCGCCGAGCGTCACCGATAATGCCGAGATCCTCGACTCGGCCATCTATGACCTCTGGCACAGCTACGCGCACAAGGCCTGCGGCGTCGTCCTGATCGGCCACTCGATCGGCGCCGCCATCTGCGTCGCACTGGCAGCGCGGCAGCCCACCTGGCCGCTGCTGGGCATCGCCATTTCGGGTGTCGGGCTGGACCCGGTCCCCGAGTCCAAGACGAAGTGGAACTCGGTGCCGGCCGAGCAGACCCTGGTCAGCGTTCCGCCCGAGGCCATGGACGGGTTCTTCTTCGGCCCGACCGGGACCTACGATCCGGCTGTCATGCCGCAAGCCAGTCACGCGGCAGGTGCTCCGGCGCCGCGCAGCGAACTGGTCGACATCGGCATGCACTGGCCCAGGCAGGTTGCCCAGCTGGCCGCGCAAGTCCGGGTTCCCGTGCACTACCGCCAGCCCGAGTTCGAGCACCTGTGGCCGGTCGACGAAGAGATCGTGCAGCGCTTCGCCCAAGCCTTCGTCAATTGCCCGGAGATGGACGCCGCCCTGCTCAAGGACGCGGGCCACTGCATCGACTTCCACCGTGTGGGCGAGGACTTCCAGCTGCAGCAACTGGCTTTTGCCCGGCATTGCGCGGCGCGCACCTGA